In Parafrankia irregularis, the genomic window GCCGGCAACGGCTACGAGCTGAACGTGGTGGCCGCGGCGGTCGTCGGCGGTGTCGCCGTCGCCGGCGGCGTCGGCACCGTCTGGGGCGCCGCGCTGGGCGCGCTCCTGCTGACCACGATCAGCAGCGCGCTCGCCGTCCTCAACATCAACCAGTTCTGGCAGCAGGCCATCGTCGGGGCGCTGATCCTGCTCGCCATCGGGATCGACCGGCTGATCGCCCTGCGGGTCGCGGCGGCGCTGAAGAAGGAGGGCTCGAATGTCCGCTGACGTGTCCGCCGACGTGCCCGTGTCCGCCGGCGCCTCCGGGCCCGGGCGGCCCGGTGCGCCGGAGCGTGCGGAACGTGCGGTGCGTCCGGGCGGCCCGGTGCGTCCGGTTACCGCGGTGCTCGCCCGGCTCGCCGGCTGGGACGTGGCGGTGATCGCGCTCGCCGCGCTCGTCATCGTGCTCGCCTCGGTGTTCGTCGACAACTTCGGGTCGTCTCGGAACTTCACCTTCCTGGTCCTCGACCTGCTGCCGATCGCGCTGATCGCACTGCCCATGACCTTCGTCATCGCCACCGGGGAGATCGACCTTTCGGTGGCCAGCGTGCTCGGCCTGAGCAGCGCGGTGATGGGCTACCTGTGGAACCAGGGCCTGACCATCGAGACCATCATCCCGCTGTGCGTACTGCTGGGCGCGGCGCTCGGGGCGGTGAACGGCCTGTTCGTCACCGCGCTCGGGCTGCCGTCGCTGGCCGTCACCATCGGCACGCTCGCCCTCTACCGGGGCCTCGCGTTCGTGGTGCTCGGTGACACCGCGGTCGCGGACTTCCCGTCGAGCTACACCTCATGGGTCACCGGGACCATCGACGGCACGTCGATACCCAACGTCGCGATCATCATCGTGGCGCTTGCTGTGGTCTTCGGCGTGCTCCTGCACGCGACCCCGATCGGCCGCTGGACGTTCGCCGCCGGTGCGGGGGAGCAGGCGGCCCGGTTCGCCGGTGTCCGCATCCCGATGCTGAAGTTCTGGCTGTACGTCGCCACCGGCGCGGTCGCCGGCCTGGCCGGTGTGCTGTGGACGCTGCGCTACTCCAGCGCACGGGCCGACAACGGCTCGGGGCTGGAGCTGGCGGTCGTCGCCGCGGTCCTGCTCGGGGGGTCTCCATCTTCGGCGGGCGCGGAACGTTGCCGGGTGTGCTGGGCGGGGTGGTCCTGCTCGCCTCGCTCCAGAACGCACTGCGCCTGTCGGACGTCTCCAACGAGGCCCTCAACATCGTCGTCGGCGCGTTGCTCGTCGCCTCCGTCCTGCTGCCCAACGTGACCCAGGCCGTCCGCACCGGCACCGACCGGTTCCGGCGCCGGCACAGCCACCCAACGGGCAGCCCGCCCCTGGCCGCCGCTCCCCGGTAGCCCGAGCGGCTCCCCGACAGCCCTGGCGGCCCCCGACGGCCCGAGCGACCCGCAGATCTTCCGGAGTTCGCAGTCCGCGGCTCCCTCACTGAGAAAAGGGACAACAGCTCATGTCAGAGGAATCCATGTCACCGGAGTCGTCCCGGTTCCGGTCGCGTCGCCGGACGTCGGCCGGCGGCGTCAGCGGCGTCCGCAGGTCACGGGCGGTGGTCCTGAGCGCGGCGGTGGCCGTGCTGGCCGTCGCGTTAGCTGCCTGTGGCGGCACGTCGAAGGACGACAGCGAGGCCACCTCAGCCGGTGGCAGCGCCGCGACCGCCAACCCGAACGCCGAGCTGAAGTCGGACGTCCGGATGGCCTTCCTGCCCAAGCAGCTCAACAACCCGTACTCGGACATCGAGACCGGTGGCGGCAAGGAGGCCCTGGGCGAGCTCAAGGGCGAGTACAAGCTGGTCGGCCCGAACGACGCCTCCGCGTCGTCGCAGGTCAGCTACATCAACACCCTGATCCAGCAGCAGCAGGACGTCATCGCGATCGCGGCGAACGACCCGAACGCGGTCTGCCCGTCGCTGAAGCAGGCCCGCGACAGCGGCATCAAGATCGTGGCGTTCGACTCCGACGCCTCGGCCGACTGCCGGGACGTCTTCATCAACCAGGCGACCGCCGAGGGCATCGGCCAGACCCTGGTGAAGATGACCAGCGAGCAGATCGGCGGCGAGGGCGAGATCGCGGTGCTCTCCGCCACGCCGAACGCGACGAACCAGAACGCCTGGATCGACGTGATGAAGACCGAGCTGGCCAAGCCGGAGAACAGCAAGATCAAGCTCGTGAAGATCGCCTACGGCAACGACGACGACCAGACCTCGTTCCAGCAGACCCAGGGCCTGCTGCAGTCGTACCCGAACCTCAAGGCGATCGTGTCGCCGACGACCGTCGGTATCGCCGCCGCGGCGCGTTATGTGAGCACCTCGTCCTACAAGGACAAGGTCGTGATCACCGGTCTCGGCACGCCGAACCAGATGCGCCAGTACGTCAACGACGGCACGGTCAAGCAGTTCGCGCTGTGGAACCCGGCTGACATCGGCTACCTCGCCGCGTACGCCGGCGTCGCGCTCGCGTCCGGCCAGATCACCGGCGCCGAAGGTGAAACGTTCCAAGCTGGTCGGCTCGGCAAGTACACGATCGGCGCAAAGGGCGAGATCGTTCTCGGCCTGCCGACGATCTTCGATTCGACCAACATCGGCGACTTCGACTTCTGAGGCACGCCGAGCCCCAGGTTCCGCCGGGCCGGTGAGCCTGCCCTGCGCCGGCCCCTGCCCGGCCGCTCGGCCGCCCGCCCTCTCGGCCCGGCGGAACCCGGATCGTCCAAGGAGGCTGCGCCAGTGCGTCGCTACTGCTTCTGCCTGCAGGTGAAACCAGAACGGACGGCCGAATACACGCGCCGGCACAGCGCCGTCTGGCCCGAGATGCGCGCGGCACTGAGCGCCGCCGGATGGCACAACTACTCGCTTTTCCTCCGCCCGGACGGCCTGCTCATCGGCTATGTCGAGACGGACGACCTGGCCCTGGCCCAGGCCCGGATGGCGGCGAGCGAGGTCAACGCCCGCTGGCAGGCCGAGATGGCTGATTTCTTCGTCGAGCTCGGCACGGATATGCCCGACGAGGCGATGCAGCTCGTTCCGGAGGTCTTCCACCTCGACTCCACCAACCCCCTGGAAACACCCGACGCTCCCGAAACCCCCGACGCTCCCGACTCGACCGCCCGACTGATGTCCCTGACGCAAGGAAAGTGCTGACCATGTCGAACCCGGCGAATGTGAAGGCCGCACTGCGGTCGCTGGAGATCGAGACGCCGTCCTGGGCGTACGGGAACTCCGGGACGAGGTTCAAGGTCTTCGCCCAGGCCGGTGTGCCGCGGACGCCCCAGGAGAAGATCGCCGACGCCGCGCAGGTGCACCGGTTCACCGGCTCCGCTCCCAGCGTCGCCCTGCACATCCCCTGGGACCGGGTGGACGACTTCACCGAGCTGGCGAAACACGCGCACGACCAGGGGGTTCGGCTCGGGGCGATCAACTCGAACGTCTTCCAGGACGACGACTACAAGCTCGGCAGCGTCACCAACCCGGATCCCCGGGTTCGGCGCAAGGCGGTGCGGCACCTGCTCGACTGCGTCGACATCATGGATGCCACCGGCTCCCGGGACCTGAAACTGTGGTTCTCCGACGGCATCAACTACCCCGGCCAGGACGACCTGCGCGACCGACAGGACCGCCTCGCCGAGGCGCTGCGCGAGGTGTACGACCGGCTTGGCCCGCACCAGCGGATGCTGCTGGAGTACAAGCTGTTCGAACCGGCCTTCTATGCGACCGACGTCCCCGACTGGGGAACCTCGTACGCGCACTGTGTGGAGCTCGGCCCGCGCGCCACGGTCTGCATCGACACCGGCCACCACGCGCCGGGCACGAACATCGAGTTCATCGTCGCCTTCCTGCTGCGGGCCGGTCGGCTGGGCGCTTTCGACTTCAACTCCCGCTTCTACGCCGACGACGACCTGATGGCGGGCGCGGCGGACCCGTTCCAGCTCTTCCGCATCATGTACGAGATCGTCCGGGCTGATGCATTGTCGAGCGGCATCGCTTTCATGCTCGACCAGTGCCACAACATCGAGGCGAAGGTCCCGGCGGTGATCCGCTCTGTTCTGAACGTCCAGGAAGCGACCGCCAAGGCGCTTCTGGTGGACCGGGACGCGCTGCGCGCCGCCCAGCTGGAAGGCGACGTTCTGGGCGCGAATGCGGTGCTGATGGACGCCTACAACACCGACGTCCGCCCGCTGCTCGCCGAGCTGCGCACGGAGGACGGCCTGGACCCCGACCCGGTCGGCGCCTACCGGCGGTCCGGTTACGGCGAGCGCGTCGTCGCCGAGCGGGTGGGCGGCCAGCAGGCCGGCTGGAACGCCTGACCTGATCTGATCTGACCCAAGGAAACCGATCGCAGGCGCTTGACCGAAAGCGCTCATGAAACGTTTCATATTCTGGTGGTGCGGCGGCGGGTCACCCGCCCAGCCGCCGCCTGGCGGAGGGAACCCGAAGATCATGAGTGAGCACGCCGACGTGGTCGCCGACCTGCTGGAACGGTCGAACCGGCTCGGCTCCGACCCCCGGAACACCAACTACGCCGGCGGGAACACCTCCGCGAAGGGGGCCGCGACCGACCCGGTCACCGGCGGCCCCGTCGAGCTGATGTGGGTGAAGGGCTCCGGGGGAGACCTCGGCACCCTCGTCGAGGACGGCCTCGCCGTCCTGCGCCTCGACCGGCTGCGCGCTCTGGTGGACGTCTACCCGGGCGAGGAGCACGAAGACGAGATGGTCGCCGCGTTCGACTTCTGCCTGCACGGGCGGGGCGGCGCCGCACCGTCGATCGACACCGCCATGCACGGGCTCGTCGAGGCCGCGCACGTCGACCACCTGCACCCGGACGCCGGAATCGCGCTGGCCACGGCCGCCGACGGCGAACGCCTCACCCGCGAGTGCTTCGGTGACCGGGTGGTCTGGGTCCCCTGGCGCCGCCCGGGCTTCCAGCTCGGCCTCGACATCTCGGCGATCGCCAGGGACAACCCGCAGGCGATCGGCGCGATCCTCGGCGGGCACGGCATCACGGCGTGGGGGCCGACCTCCGAGACCTGTGAGGCGAACTCGCTGGAGATCATCGAGACGGCGACCCGCTTCATCGCCGAGCGAGGCAGGGCGGCGCCGTTCGGCGCGCCGGTGCCCGCCTTCGCCGCGCTGGCACCGGCCGAGCGCCGCCGCCGCGCCGCCGAGCTCGCCCCGGTGATCCGCGGCCTGGCCAGCACCGACCGCCACCAGATCGGCCGCTTCACCGACACCGACGTCGTGCTGGACTTCCTCGCCCACGACCGGCACCCGGCCCTGGCGGCCCTCGGCACCTCCTGCCCGGACCACTTCCTGCGCACCAAGGTCCGCCCGCTGGTGCTCGACACCGCGCCCGACGCCCCGCTCGACGTCGTCATCGCCCGGCTGGGGGAGCTGCACACCGCCTACCGGGAGGACTACCGCGCCTACTACGAGCGGCACGCCACCGGCGACAGCCCGGCGATGCGCGGTGCCGACCCGGCGATCGTGCTCGTCCCCGGCATCGGCATGTTCTCCTTCGGCGCCGACGCGCAGACGGCCCGGGTCGCCGGCGAGTTCTACGTCAACGCGATCAACGTGATGCGTGGCGCGGAGGCCATCTCCACCTACGCGCCCATCGGCGAGGCCGAGAAGTTCCGCATCGAGTACTGGTCGCTGGAGGAGGCGAAGCTGGCCCGGCGACCGAAGCCGCGCCCGCTGGCCACCCGGGTCGCGTTCGTCACCGGCGGCGGCTCGGGCATCGGCCGGGCTATCGCGCACCGGCTGGCCGCCGAGGGCGCCTGCGTGGTCGTCGCGGACCGTGACGGCAGC contains:
- the rhaS gene encoding rhamnose ABC transporter substrate-binding protein, whose translation is MSEESMSPESSRFRSRRRTSAGGVSGVRRSRAVVLSAAVAVLAVALAACGGTSKDDSEATSAGGSAATANPNAELKSDVRMAFLPKQLNNPYSDIETGGGKEALGELKGEYKLVGPNDASASSQVSYINTLIQQQQDVIAIAANDPNAVCPSLKQARDSGIKIVAFDSDASADCRDVFINQATAEGIGQTLVKMTSEQIGGEGEIAVLSATPNATNQNAWIDVMKTELAKPENSKIKLVKIAYGNDDDQTSFQQTQGLLQSYPNLKAIVSPTTVGIAAAARYVSTSSYKDKVVITGLGTPNQMRQYVNDGTVKQFALWNPADIGYLAAYAGVALASGQITGAEGETFQAGRLGKYTIGAKGEIVLGLPTIFDSTNIGDFDF
- the rhaI gene encoding L-rhamnose isomerase — its product is MSNPANVKAALRSLEIETPSWAYGNSGTRFKVFAQAGVPRTPQEKIADAAQVHRFTGSAPSVALHIPWDRVDDFTELAKHAHDQGVRLGAINSNVFQDDDYKLGSVTNPDPRVRRKAVRHLLDCVDIMDATGSRDLKLWFSDGINYPGQDDLRDRQDRLAEALREVYDRLGPHQRMLLEYKLFEPAFYATDVPDWGTSYAHCVELGPRATVCIDTGHHAPGTNIEFIVAFLLRAGRLGAFDFNSRFYADDDLMAGAADPFQLFRIMYEIVRADALSSGIAFMLDQCHNIEAKVPAVIRSVLNVQEATAKALLVDRDALRAAQLEGDVLGANAVLMDAYNTDVRPLLAELRTEDGLDPDPVGAYRRSGYGERVVAERVGGQQAGWNA
- a CDS encoding bifunctional aldolase/short-chain dehydrogenase; amino-acid sequence: MSEHADVVADLLERSNRLGSDPRNTNYAGGNTSAKGAATDPVTGGPVELMWVKGSGGDLGTLVEDGLAVLRLDRLRALVDVYPGEEHEDEMVAAFDFCLHGRGGAAPSIDTAMHGLVEAAHVDHLHPDAGIALATAADGERLTRECFGDRVVWVPWRRPGFQLGLDISAIARDNPQAIGAILGGHGITAWGPTSETCEANSLEIIETATRFIAERGRAAPFGAPVPAFAALAPAERRRRAAELAPVIRGLASTDRHQIGRFTDTDVVLDFLAHDRHPALAALGTSCPDHFLRTKVRPLVLDTAPDAPLDVVIARLGELHTAYREDYRAYYERHATGDSPAMRGADPAIVLVPGIGMFSFGADAQTARVAGEFYVNAINVMRGAEAISTYAPIGEAEKFRIEYWSLEEAKLARRPKPRPLATRVAFVTGGGSGIGRAIAHRLAAEGACVVVADRDGSAAEKVAAEIGTSDRAVWVTADVTSPDQIDEAFAAGALAFGGVDIVVNNAGLSISKPLLETTVTDWDLQHDVMARGSFLVSQRAARTLIAQGTGGDIVYIASKNSVFAGPNNIAYSSAKADQAHQVRLLAAELGEHGIRVNGVNPDGVVRGSGIFAGGWGAKRAAVYGVPEEELGAFYAQRTLLKREVLPDHVAAAVFALTGGDLAQTTGLHIPVDAGVAAAFLR